Proteins encoded in a region of the Ciona intestinalis chromosome 6, KH, whole genome shotgun sequence genome:
- the LOC100180535 gene encoding uncharacterized protein LOC100180535, translating to MADALSATSLHWSTVASRGTQESDHDRPVQETVSQQQQQRVSVASSNANERDSQICIVQENTQHQQRVSVVSQATTNQSESQYVEFNAPPSHLVLQWQRRRRNKILKKRLGVGVITLGLVTFCASVLVLILPNWPVGSGLFGFSCLLLVAGFGLKFERASSLDDAIQRYVLRERRLLTTISGSTGPPRPNDVIDPLTNDVIGPRTNVVIGPRTSDVMREGGFSDSPPSYLNVIINPDLSTPRVYDDTDGTGECIEKGELPTYKEAIKLEPDKDARENA from the exons ATGGCAGACGCTTTAAGTGCAACCAGTTTACATTGGAGCACTGTTGCAAGCAGAGGAACCCAAGAAAGTGACCACGACCGCCCTGTCCAAGAAACTGtatcacaacaacaacaacaaagggTTTCTGTTGCTTCATCGAATGCAAATGAAAGAGACTCCCAAATTTGCATTGTCCAAGAAAACACACAACATCAACAACGTGTGTCGGTTGTTTCACAGGCAACTACAAATCAAAGCGAGTCTCAGTATGTAGAGTTTAATGCACCACCGTCACATTTGGTTCTACAATGGCAGCGTCGAAGAAGAAACAAGATTTTGAAGAAACGACTCGGTGTTGGTGTAATAACTCTCGGTCTAGTTACATTTTGCGCTTCCGTGCTGGTTCTTATTTTACCAAACTGGCCAGTAGGTTCGGGATTGTTTGGTTTTTCGTGTTTACTGCTGGTAGCAGGATTCGGGCTTAAATTTGAAAGAG caaGCTCCCTAGACGACGCAATACAACGATATGTTTTACGAGAGCGTCGATTATTAACCACTATTTCCGGGTCCACTGGACCACCTCGtcccaatgacgtcatagacccTCTtaccaatgacgtcataggtccTCGCACCAATGTTGTCATAGGCCCTCGCACCAGTGACGTCATGAGAGAAGGGGGATTTTCCGACAGCCCACCGTCGTATCTAAACGTTATTATCAACCCCGACCTTTCCACTCCGCGTGTTTATGACGACACAGATGGTACAGGAGAGTGTATCGAAAAGGGGGAACTACCAACTTATAAAGAAGCAATAAAACTTGAGCCGGATAAGGATGCCAGGGAAAATGCATGA